A single region of the Oncorhynchus keta strain PuntledgeMale-10-30-2019 chromosome 4, Oket_V2, whole genome shotgun sequence genome encodes:
- the LOC118382153 gene encoding transmembrane protein 121-like, with protein sequence MVPTPQVCVSTLVTVSTMAVVDLYLLEQSMLGARGKAGPSVWPCAAVLLGDLGFLLALRFVSAGVVSEALSPRRGFANALWFLFLSLLQLKLFFVCQNYRTEHRPPDPLARKTLTLLLSICLPSLFLILTGADNMTPMRRKQEVRGRLLWVVVDLLDVLDLQAGLWEAHAGATDLRVPLWAEGLVFFYCYALLLLLPCVALTELGAAAMPAQRGARKEPLYPWLSLVTINVFTLALRGTGMLWYRDPRVSTVFLGKNLLALAVKLSSAWERHKQGGDRGMGAGDGAEAGGESTLATQSSEQTEDQATGKTTPGPPSRYHIPSHSHSHGYSLSHVSLDPTETSMGPSIAHEL encoded by the coding sequence ATGGTGCCTACGCCCCAGGTGTGCGTATCAACCCTGGTCACAGTGAGCACAATGGCAGTGGTCGACCTCTACCTGCTGGAGCAGAGCATGCTGGGAGCCCGCGGCAAGGCAGGGCCCAGCGTGTGGCCCTGCGCCgccgtgctgctaggtgacctggGCTTCCTGCTGGCGCTGCGGTTCGTGTCGGCGGGCGTGGTGTCAGAGGCGCTCTCCCCACGCCGCGGCTTCGCCAACGCCCTCTGGTTCCtcttcctgtccctgctccagctcAAACTCTTCTTCGTCTGCCAGAACTACCGGACGGAACATCGGCCACCTGACCCCTTGGCCAGGAAGACACTCACCCTGCTGCTGTCTATCTgccttccctccctgttcctcatcctgactgggGCTGACAACATGACGCCAATGCGAAGGAAGCAGGAGGTGCGAGGGAGGCTGCTCTGGGTGGTGGTGGACCTGCTGGACGTTCTGGACCTGCAGGCCGGGCTGTGGGAAGCCCACGCAGGGGCCACTGACCTGAGGGTGCCCCTGTGGGCCGAAGGCCTGGTGTTCTTCTACTGCTacgccctgctgctgctgctgccctgtGTGGCCCTCACAGAGCTGGGGGCCGCCGCCATGCCGGCACAGAGGGGGGCACGTAAGGAGCCCCTGTACCCCTGGCTCAGCCTGGTCACCATCAACGTGTTCACACTGGCCCTCAGGGGAACGGGCATGCTGTGGTACCGGGACCCCCGGGTCTCGACAGTGTTCCTGGGGAAGAACCTGCTGGCCCTGGCTGTGAAGCTGAGCTCAGCCTGGGAGAGGCACAAgcagggtggggacagagggaTGGGGGCTGGGGACGGAGCAGAGGCAGGGGGGGAATCCACCCTGGCAACACAAAGCTCAGAGCAGACGGAGGACCAAGCCACAGGCAAAACCACCCCTGGGCCACCCTCCCGCTACCACATACCGTCCCACTCCCACAGCCACGGTTACTCCCTGTCCCACGTCAGTCTGGATCCCACAGAGACCTCCATGGGCCCCTCCATCGCCCATGAACTCTAG